Proteins from one Salvelinus namaycush isolate Seneca chromosome 34, SaNama_1.0, whole genome shotgun sequence genomic window:
- the LOC120028861 gene encoding transmembrane protease serine 4-like isoform X2 — protein sequence MSTDTWLAEEGNRPLNPRQQVVVRPGRKRTLMTAPNSQKGKSSSRKRVLITVLMVLVMLGILATAGYFNPVLSPPFTPVAQLVNSKFFFCSRSVKFIPLDKACDGMADCSGGEDELTCVTNMTVNTTFPVRLVSEQSVLQIYSDGTGWRSVCSEDWTQQHTEKACQQLGYTYKPVSSTISVRNLSSSLKTGPFSGVRVAAETTPIYQTVIDRQVCNSGSVISLTCSDCGERGRSDRIVGGVDASIEEWPWQVSLQQNGQHTCGGSLVSPGWVITAAHCFSGSKKELSRWQVVSGRTYMGTLGGSYVDRIILNGRYNAARNDYDLAMMRLTKPITVGDSRRPVCLPPKNLGLKAGDIMTVTGWGYLEEKGKVSPGLQKATLPLIDSDQCSSPTVYGSSITPRMLCAGYLKGKVDACQGDSGGPLVYLSEQWQLVGVVSWGVGCAREGRPGVYCNVDDMLNWIHTVMEKNP from the exons ATGAGT actgacACCTGGCTCGCTGAAGAAGGCAATAGACCATTAAATCCTAGACAACAAG ttGTAGTGCGGCCTGGTCGAAAAAGAACACTCATGACGGCTCCGAACTCCCAGAAAGGGAAGTCCTCGTCGAGGAAGAGGGTCCTGATCACCGTGTTGATGGTACTGGTAATGCTGGGGATCCTGGCCACGGCTGGCTACTTCA ACCCTGtactctctcctcctttcacccCAGTCGCGCAGCTGGTCAACAGTAAGTTCTTCTTCTGCTCCCGGTCGGTGAAGTTCATTCCCCTGGACAAAGCGTGTGATGGGATGGCGGACTGTTCAGGAGGAGAGGACGAGCTCACCTGTGTGACCAACATGACGGTCAACACTACCTttccag taCGTCTGGTCTCTGAGCAGAGTGTTCTCCAGATCTACAGTGACGGGACAGGATGGAGGAGTGTGTGTAGTGAGGACTGGACCCAGCAGCACACAGAGAAAGCCTGTCAGCAGCTGGGCTACACCTA TAAACCCGTCAGTAGTACCATCTCAGTGAGGAACTTGTCCTCGTCCCTGAAGACAGGACCGTTCTCAGGGGTCAGGGTCGCAGCCGAAACCACCCCCATTTACCAGACTGTCATTGACCG CCAGGTGTGTAACTCAGGATCCGTGATCTCCCTGACCTGCTCCG actgtgGAGAGCGGGGGCGATCGGACCGTATCGTGGGGGGTGTGGATGCGTCTATAGAAGAGTGGCCGTGGCAGGTGAGCCTGCAGCAGAACGGACAACACACCTGTGGAGGGTCACTGGTGTCACCAGGCTGGGTCATCACAGCAGCGCACTGCTTCTCTGG TAGTAAGAAAGAGCTGAGTCGCTGGCAGGTGGTGTCTGGGAGGACCTACATGGGCACCCTGGGAGGCTCGTATGTAGACAGGATCATACTGAACGGACGCTACAACGCAGCCCGCAATGACTACGACCTGGCCATGATGAGGCTGACCAAACCCATCACTGTAGGAG ACTCTCGTCGGCCCGTGTGTTTGCCCCCTAAGAACCTGGGCCTGAAGGCAGGAGACATTATGACGGTGACAGGCTGGGGCTACCTGGAGGAGAAGG GTAAAGTGTCTCCTGGCCTCCAGAAGGCTACCCTTCCCCTTATAGACAGTGATCAGTGCTCCAGTCCCACTGTCTACGGTTCCTCAATTACTCCCAGGATGCTTTGCGCTGGTTACCTGAAGGGCAAAGTGGACGCATGTCAG GGAGACAGTGGTGGTCCTCTTGTGTACCTGTCAGAACAATGGCAGCTGGTGGGGGTGGTGAGCTGGGGGGTCGGCTGTGCCAGAGAGGGTCGACCAGGGGTCTACTGTAACGTGGACGATATGCTCAACTGGATCCACACTGTCATGgag aaaaacccttga
- the LOC120028861 gene encoding transmembrane protease serine 4-like isoform X1, translated as MRERRKQEERTDTWLAEEGNRPLNPRQQVVVRPGRKRTLMTAPNSQKGKSSSRKRVLITVLMVLVMLGILATAGYFNPVLSPPFTPVAQLVNSKFFFCSRSVKFIPLDKACDGMADCSGGEDELTCVTNMTVNTTFPVRLVSEQSVLQIYSDGTGWRSVCSEDWTQQHTEKACQQLGYTYKPVSSTISVRNLSSSLKTGPFSGVRVAAETTPIYQTVIDRQVCNSGSVISLTCSDCGERGRSDRIVGGVDASIEEWPWQVSLQQNGQHTCGGSLVSPGWVITAAHCFSGSKKELSRWQVVSGRTYMGTLGGSYVDRIILNGRYNAARNDYDLAMMRLTKPITVGDSRRPVCLPPKNLGLKAGDIMTVTGWGYLEEKGKVSPGLQKATLPLIDSDQCSSPTVYGSSITPRMLCAGYLKGKVDACQGDSGGPLVYLSEQWQLVGVVSWGVGCAREGRPGVYCNVDDMLNWIHTVMEKNP; from the exons atgagagagagaaggaagcagGAAGAAAGG actgacACCTGGCTCGCTGAAGAAGGCAATAGACCATTAAATCCTAGACAACAAG ttGTAGTGCGGCCTGGTCGAAAAAGAACACTCATGACGGCTCCGAACTCCCAGAAAGGGAAGTCCTCGTCGAGGAAGAGGGTCCTGATCACCGTGTTGATGGTACTGGTAATGCTGGGGATCCTGGCCACGGCTGGCTACTTCA ACCCTGtactctctcctcctttcacccCAGTCGCGCAGCTGGTCAACAGTAAGTTCTTCTTCTGCTCCCGGTCGGTGAAGTTCATTCCCCTGGACAAAGCGTGTGATGGGATGGCGGACTGTTCAGGAGGAGAGGACGAGCTCACCTGTGTGACCAACATGACGGTCAACACTACCTttccag taCGTCTGGTCTCTGAGCAGAGTGTTCTCCAGATCTACAGTGACGGGACAGGATGGAGGAGTGTGTGTAGTGAGGACTGGACCCAGCAGCACACAGAGAAAGCCTGTCAGCAGCTGGGCTACACCTA TAAACCCGTCAGTAGTACCATCTCAGTGAGGAACTTGTCCTCGTCCCTGAAGACAGGACCGTTCTCAGGGGTCAGGGTCGCAGCCGAAACCACCCCCATTTACCAGACTGTCATTGACCG CCAGGTGTGTAACTCAGGATCCGTGATCTCCCTGACCTGCTCCG actgtgGAGAGCGGGGGCGATCGGACCGTATCGTGGGGGGTGTGGATGCGTCTATAGAAGAGTGGCCGTGGCAGGTGAGCCTGCAGCAGAACGGACAACACACCTGTGGAGGGTCACTGGTGTCACCAGGCTGGGTCATCACAGCAGCGCACTGCTTCTCTGG TAGTAAGAAAGAGCTGAGTCGCTGGCAGGTGGTGTCTGGGAGGACCTACATGGGCACCCTGGGAGGCTCGTATGTAGACAGGATCATACTGAACGGACGCTACAACGCAGCCCGCAATGACTACGACCTGGCCATGATGAGGCTGACCAAACCCATCACTGTAGGAG ACTCTCGTCGGCCCGTGTGTTTGCCCCCTAAGAACCTGGGCCTGAAGGCAGGAGACATTATGACGGTGACAGGCTGGGGCTACCTGGAGGAGAAGG GTAAAGTGTCTCCTGGCCTCCAGAAGGCTACCCTTCCCCTTATAGACAGTGATCAGTGCTCCAGTCCCACTGTCTACGGTTCCTCAATTACTCCCAGGATGCTTTGCGCTGGTTACCTGAAGGGCAAAGTGGACGCATGTCAG GGAGACAGTGGTGGTCCTCTTGTGTACCTGTCAGAACAATGGCAGCTGGTGGGGGTGGTGAGCTGGGGGGTCGGCTGTGCCAGAGAGGGTCGACCAGGGGTCTACTGTAACGTGGACGATATGCTCAACTGGATCCACACTGTCATGgag aaaaacccttga
- the LOC120028861 gene encoding transmembrane protease serine 4-like isoform X4 translates to MTAPNSQKGKSSSRKRVLITVLMVLVMLGILATAGYFNPVLSPPFTPVAQLVNSKFFFCSRSVKFIPLDKACDGMADCSGGEDELTCVTNMTVNTTFPVRLVSEQSVLQIYSDGTGWRSVCSEDWTQQHTEKACQQLGYTYKPVSSTISVRNLSSSLKTGPFSGVRVAAETTPIYQTVIDRQVCNSGSVISLTCSDCGERGRSDRIVGGVDASIEEWPWQVSLQQNGQHTCGGSLVSPGWVITAAHCFSGSKKELSRWQVVSGRTYMGTLGGSYVDRIILNGRYNAARNDYDLAMMRLTKPITVGDSRRPVCLPPKNLGLKAGDIMTVTGWGYLEEKGKVSPGLQKATLPLIDSDQCSSPTVYGSSITPRMLCAGYLKGKVDACQGDSGGPLVYLSEQWQLVGVVSWGVGCAREGRPGVYCNVDDMLNWIHTVMEKNP, encoded by the exons ATGACGGCTCCGAACTCCCAGAAAGGGAAGTCCTCGTCGAGGAAGAGGGTCCTGATCACCGTGTTGATGGTACTGGTAATGCTGGGGATCCTGGCCACGGCTGGCTACTTCA ACCCTGtactctctcctcctttcacccCAGTCGCGCAGCTGGTCAACAGTAAGTTCTTCTTCTGCTCCCGGTCGGTGAAGTTCATTCCCCTGGACAAAGCGTGTGATGGGATGGCGGACTGTTCAGGAGGAGAGGACGAGCTCACCTGTGTGACCAACATGACGGTCAACACTACCTttccag taCGTCTGGTCTCTGAGCAGAGTGTTCTCCAGATCTACAGTGACGGGACAGGATGGAGGAGTGTGTGTAGTGAGGACTGGACCCAGCAGCACACAGAGAAAGCCTGTCAGCAGCTGGGCTACACCTA TAAACCCGTCAGTAGTACCATCTCAGTGAGGAACTTGTCCTCGTCCCTGAAGACAGGACCGTTCTCAGGGGTCAGGGTCGCAGCCGAAACCACCCCCATTTACCAGACTGTCATTGACCG CCAGGTGTGTAACTCAGGATCCGTGATCTCCCTGACCTGCTCCG actgtgGAGAGCGGGGGCGATCGGACCGTATCGTGGGGGGTGTGGATGCGTCTATAGAAGAGTGGCCGTGGCAGGTGAGCCTGCAGCAGAACGGACAACACACCTGTGGAGGGTCACTGGTGTCACCAGGCTGGGTCATCACAGCAGCGCACTGCTTCTCTGG TAGTAAGAAAGAGCTGAGTCGCTGGCAGGTGGTGTCTGGGAGGACCTACATGGGCACCCTGGGAGGCTCGTATGTAGACAGGATCATACTGAACGGACGCTACAACGCAGCCCGCAATGACTACGACCTGGCCATGATGAGGCTGACCAAACCCATCACTGTAGGAG ACTCTCGTCGGCCCGTGTGTTTGCCCCCTAAGAACCTGGGCCTGAAGGCAGGAGACATTATGACGGTGACAGGCTGGGGCTACCTGGAGGAGAAGG GTAAAGTGTCTCCTGGCCTCCAGAAGGCTACCCTTCCCCTTATAGACAGTGATCAGTGCTCCAGTCCCACTGTCTACGGTTCCTCAATTACTCCCAGGATGCTTTGCGCTGGTTACCTGAAGGGCAAAGTGGACGCATGTCAG GGAGACAGTGGTGGTCCTCTTGTGTACCTGTCAGAACAATGGCAGCTGGTGGGGGTGGTGAGCTGGGGGGTCGGCTGTGCCAGAGAGGGTCGACCAGGGGTCTACTGTAACGTGGACGATATGCTCAACTGGATCCACACTGTCATGgag aaaaacccttga
- the LOC120029147 gene encoding sodium channel subunit beta-4-like has translation MSQAAITGLHGPGDPRFAGATPPPSRWQALVKRRQALVKRRQATVKRRQATVKRRQATVKRRQATVKRRQCNGQTQAGNGQTQAGNGQTQAGNGQTQAGNGQTQAGNGQTQAGVWCASALEVSVGKVPFMEAMNGSTVLLPCTYSSCIGIKNLYFNWQYNDNGTLMKLCEAVIPVEGVEPRVQVYHERIEFVGSSKHNNISILLFNVTFEDEGEYTCFARNPKEKHRNHSAIFTLFVVDELKVVDNTVTTIIVSVVGGVIGLIIIVMVTKTVVLLILKKSAEKNKECLVSSGQDNTDNGLNAAKADNKATPKA, from the exons gcaggcattGGTCAAACGCAGGCAGGCATTGGTCAAACGCAGGCAGGCAACGGTCAAACGCAGGCAGGCAACGGTCAAACGCAGGCAGGCAACGGTCAAACGCAGGCAGGCAACGGTCAAACGCAGGCAGTGCAACGGTCAAACGCAGGCAGGCAACGGTCAAACGCAGGCAGGCAACGGTCAAACGCAGGCAGGCAACGGTCAAACGCAGGCAGGCAACGGTCAAACGCAGGCAGGCAACGGTCAAACGCAGGCAG GGGTATGGTGTGCTTCGGCGCTGGAGGTGTCAGTGGGGAAGGTGCCCTTCATGGAGGCAATGAACGGCAGCACAGTGCTGTTACCCTGCACCTACTCCAGCTGCATCGGCATCAAGAACCTCTACTTCAACTGGCAATACAACGACAACGGCACCTTGATGAAG CTGTGTGAGGCAGTGATCCCTGTAGAAGGTGTGGAACCACGGGTGCAGGTGTACCACGAGCGGATAGAGTTTGTGGGCAGCAGTAAGCACAACAACATCTCCATCCTGCTGTTCAACGTGACCTTCGAGGACGAGGGAGAGTACACCTGTTTCGCCCGGAATCCCAAGGAGAAGCATCGCAACCATAGCGCCATCTTCACCCTGTTCGTGGTAGATGAGT TGAAAGTGGTTGACAATACCGTAACCACCATCATCGTGTCTGTCGTGGGCGGAGTCATTGGCTTGATCATCATTGTCATGGTGACAAAGACTGTGGTGCTCCTCATCCTAAAAAAGTCTGCGGAGAAGAA taaagAGTGCCTTGTGAGCTCAGGACAGGACAACACAGACAATGGACTCAACGCAGCCAAAGCGGACAACAAAGCCACACCGAAGGCATGA
- the LOC120028861 gene encoding transmembrane protease serine 4-like isoform X3, with product MRERRKQEERTDTWLAEEGNRPLNPRQQVVVRPGRKRTLMTAPNSQKGKSSSRKRVLITVLMVLVMLGILATAGYFIAQLVNSKFFFCSRSVKFIPLDKACDGMADCSGGEDELTCVTNMTVNTTFPVRLVSEQSVLQIYSDGTGWRSVCSEDWTQQHTEKACQQLGYTYKPVSSTISVRNLSSSLKTGPFSGVRVAAETTPIYQTVIDRQVCNSGSVISLTCSDCGERGRSDRIVGGVDASIEEWPWQVSLQQNGQHTCGGSLVSPGWVITAAHCFSGSKKELSRWQVVSGRTYMGTLGGSYVDRIILNGRYNAARNDYDLAMMRLTKPITVGDSRRPVCLPPKNLGLKAGDIMTVTGWGYLEEKGKVSPGLQKATLPLIDSDQCSSPTVYGSSITPRMLCAGYLKGKVDACQGDSGGPLVYLSEQWQLVGVVSWGVGCAREGRPGVYCNVDDMLNWIHTVMEKNP from the exons atgagagagagaaggaagcagGAAGAAAGG actgacACCTGGCTCGCTGAAGAAGGCAATAGACCATTAAATCCTAGACAACAAG ttGTAGTGCGGCCTGGTCGAAAAAGAACACTCATGACGGCTCCGAACTCCCAGAAAGGGAAGTCCTCGTCGAGGAAGAGGGTCCTGATCACCGTGTTGATGGTACTGGTAATGCTGGGGATCCTGGCCACGGCTGGCTACTTCA TCGCGCAGCTGGTCAACAGTAAGTTCTTCTTCTGCTCCCGGTCGGTGAAGTTCATTCCCCTGGACAAAGCGTGTGATGGGATGGCGGACTGTTCAGGAGGAGAGGACGAGCTCACCTGTGTGACCAACATGACGGTCAACACTACCTttccag taCGTCTGGTCTCTGAGCAGAGTGTTCTCCAGATCTACAGTGACGGGACAGGATGGAGGAGTGTGTGTAGTGAGGACTGGACCCAGCAGCACACAGAGAAAGCCTGTCAGCAGCTGGGCTACACCTA TAAACCCGTCAGTAGTACCATCTCAGTGAGGAACTTGTCCTCGTCCCTGAAGACAGGACCGTTCTCAGGGGTCAGGGTCGCAGCCGAAACCACCCCCATTTACCAGACTGTCATTGACCG CCAGGTGTGTAACTCAGGATCCGTGATCTCCCTGACCTGCTCCG actgtgGAGAGCGGGGGCGATCGGACCGTATCGTGGGGGGTGTGGATGCGTCTATAGAAGAGTGGCCGTGGCAGGTGAGCCTGCAGCAGAACGGACAACACACCTGTGGAGGGTCACTGGTGTCACCAGGCTGGGTCATCACAGCAGCGCACTGCTTCTCTGG TAGTAAGAAAGAGCTGAGTCGCTGGCAGGTGGTGTCTGGGAGGACCTACATGGGCACCCTGGGAGGCTCGTATGTAGACAGGATCATACTGAACGGACGCTACAACGCAGCCCGCAATGACTACGACCTGGCCATGATGAGGCTGACCAAACCCATCACTGTAGGAG ACTCTCGTCGGCCCGTGTGTTTGCCCCCTAAGAACCTGGGCCTGAAGGCAGGAGACATTATGACGGTGACAGGCTGGGGCTACCTGGAGGAGAAGG GTAAAGTGTCTCCTGGCCTCCAGAAGGCTACCCTTCCCCTTATAGACAGTGATCAGTGCTCCAGTCCCACTGTCTACGGTTCCTCAATTACTCCCAGGATGCTTTGCGCTGGTTACCTGAAGGGCAAAGTGGACGCATGTCAG GGAGACAGTGGTGGTCCTCTTGTGTACCTGTCAGAACAATGGCAGCTGGTGGGGGTGGTGAGCTGGGGGGTCGGCTGTGCCAGAGAGGGTCGACCAGGGGTCTACTGTAACGTGGACGATATGCTCAACTGGATCCACACTGTCATGgag aaaaacccttga